AGCAGTGATTGGTCTAAAAGGAGCGAGGTTGTAGTCAATTCTGCAAGGAGCGATACAGACACGGCCCTATCTGGCATGACATCAGCAGCATGTCAATTGGCGGTGGCACAGGTGTCAGCAGCAATGAGCCGATGAGTGTGAGGTGAGAGCGGGAGCAGCAGCCTCAGGGAGCGACGGTTACTGACCCCTCACTCAGCTGGTTAGAGCGACTGCTCTCCTCGGGGGGGTCGTCCTCCGTGTTTGCATGGGACCAGCCTCCCGTGCTCTCTTCGCTGCTCGCACTCATTGAACGCTTGTCGCTCTTGTCTAGTGCCGCCGGCCCGGCCCTATGGCTGCAGGGAGACCACGGAGTATTTACTGCTGCGCAATGTGCTCAACAATGCACCACGCAGGAAGATGGCTAATCCATCAGCATATTCAACACATCAAGAAACATCGGTGCTCCTCGAGGGGAcgcttgttttttttcctgaacaTTGATCAATCCTAGTCATAATGAGTTGACTGAGGGCTGCCAACCTGCCAGAGAGAATTAAGGCAGCATGATTGTCACACTCAGGACAAATACACAGCGTTTGTAGTCTGACGTTTATGTAAACATGTCATGGGTGTGAATGTCATTCATCTGGTGCCCGAGCAGCAAAGTCTACAAAGGCCCTATTGAAATGGCTTCCTTTATTACTAGggatgttctgttgtgttacagtgcggatgttctcccgaaatgtgtttgtcattcttgtttgttgtgggttcacagtgtggcgcatatttgtaacagtgttaaagttgtttatacggccaccctcagtgtgatctgtatggctgttgaccaagtatgcgttgcattcacttgtgtgtgttaatatctgtacttctccctacatccatgCACACAGTgacgtttttaaaaagtcataaattttactttttgaaaccgataccgataatttccgatattaaattttaaagcatttatcggccgataatatcagcagtccgatattatcggccgataaatgctttaaaatgtaatatcggaaattatcggtatcggtttcaaaaagtaaaatttatgactttttaaaacgccgctgtgtacagactggcaataaaccttaaaggcactgcctttatgggccggcccaatcacataacatttgcagcttttcacacacacacaattgaatgccattcatacttggtcaaaagccatacaggtcacactgagggtggccatataaacaacattaacactgttacaaatatgcgccacactgtgaacccacaccaaacaagaatgaaaaacacatttcgggagaacatccgcaccgtaacacaacataaacacaacagaacaaatacccagaaccccttgcagcactaactcttccgggacgctacaatatacacccccgctaccaccaaccccccccccccccccccatgtcccgaattcagaggtttcaaggttggcaagtatgctctagtacagtggttctcaaatgggggtacttgaaggtatgccaaggggtacgtgagattttttttaaatattctaaaaaaagcaacaattcaaaaatccttcataaatatatttattgaataatacttcaacaaaatatgaatgtaagttcataaactgaacatcaaatcaagtaggctattccattcattacaatgcaacaatgcaatattcagtgttgacagctagattctttatggacatgttccataaatattgatgttaaagatttatttttttgtgaagaaatgtttagaattaagttcatgaatccagatggatctttattacaatccccaaagagggcactttaagttgatgattacttctatgtgtagaaatctttatttataattgaatcacttgtttatttttcaacaagtttttagttacttttatatctttttttccaaatagttcaagaaagaccactacaaatgagcaatattttgcactgttatacaatttaataaatcagaaactgatgacatagtgctgtattttacttctttatctccttttttcaaccaaaaatgctttgctctgattagggggtacttgaattaaagaaatgttcacagggggaacatcactgaaaaaaggttgagaaccactgctctagtatactctggactgaagctgtgtaccttcattgtttttgtagctgttgttttgaggcatgtttaaaaaaaataaaaaataataatgcactttgtgaaagtcaaagtatagtatttcccatagttgtagtggctaTCAGGATtaactcagggagagcatgtcccaaattccaagctgctgttttgaggcatgttaaaaaaaataatgcactttgtgacttcaataataaatatggcagtgccatgttggcacttgtttccataactggagttgaagttgttctcttattttggaaaaccttgtttttgattgattgattgaaacttgtattagtagatcgcacagtacagtacatattccgtacaattgaccagtaaatggtagcacccgaataagtttttcaactagtttaagtcggggtccacggtaatcaattcatggtaaagttacattgtttaatgcatccagcggggcatcacaacaaaattaggcataataatgtgttaattccacaactgtatatattggaatcagtaattaagagttggacaatatcggaataacggatatcggcaaaaaagccattatcggacatccctatttattacCATACATTACGGATTATAAAACGCTACTCTTTTCCTAcgatttgaaccctgcggcttataaaacggtgcaactcatttatggatttttcctgTTAATTGCCATAATGTTTggtgttcaatagttttcattaaacccaagcagaggactAAAATggtgttttaagttaaagttaaagtaccactgacagtcacacacacactaggtgtggtgaaattactctgcatttgacccatccccttgttccaccccctgggaggtgaggtgagcagcagcggtggtcgcgctcgggaatcattttggtgatttaacccccaattccaacccttgatgctgagtgccaagcagggaggtaatggttcctatttttatagtctttggtatgactcggcctgggtttgaactcacaacctaccgatctcagggcagacactttaACCCCAAGGccactgttttattgtttgtactatggcgccatcttttggacgagttcgctaacTACAGGTGCTGCGAgttaaaaatgtacttcctgttttgccttAAACCGAAAAGTAAAACCGTCCAATGCGTTTCTGCTCAACAAAGGCAGGTATAAACTAGCAATACTACTAAGAGTAGTAGTTAAGGCAGGGCAATACGGCTCAaaactgtatatacattttttataacgatcgataattattgatattttttatgactttATGGCTcgccaataaatacagtaaaacaatttccaacttaaccaaatgttttatttatctgTGGTGAAGGTGTCTCGTCAGCCAGGTAGGATGCTAAGatacaataattaaaatagatttgaaggtagttgcagatttgagacactagatggcagtagtgcataAACTATTGAACACTACACAGAGTAGTTTGAGAAGCTACTCATCAAACGGACACAttggaagtgtcaggatgttgccATACGTCTGTATGTtaaaccaacaaaactaaagacaaGTTTATGTTGAGTAAATATATCACATTTTCTctcctcactccatgcagagaatccacagcGAGACAGAAAGACGGCGCAACCAATCTttgtagttgatactgttacgtgatgGTTAGTGACATATCCCGTTTGCTGGACTTCatgaaaaaaaatcttgtttCATTATTGCGGTTTATTCCgaccaaaaaatatcaaaatatattgaatatattatcgaacacattttttttatatttttgagacTGAACATAAGGAGGACGATCTACAAGTttgagaagctgtgtgctaaatcgATGcatctttagtgaaacactaagcataatGTAGCAGTATTGTcaagtgctgaacaagatatCGAATCTACGCacacaataaaacaatcacttactgtacagtaaGGATGTTTATCTATTCCcgtttaaatgaataattaaaacacaatttttcatgtctttcttgccatctccgggtataagttggatgtcaaagttgaccaacttttcggtttatggccacatccttctactatccaggtgagaggcatttatttataatctagaattaactttcaccaactcagtggCGATGCatcagctcaccggctcaatataGCAGCTGCATAAGTTACTGGAGTTAGCTCTCTGAGATCACGGCgtggctaaaaatagtttgtctatgttagcgcttataataacaatatcgctaatacttggttaatatttaggtcacgagatgtaaattgagtattgttggtgtttttagatgttttagagggctttatgggcggaatagtgtggTCCCGTTAGCTGCATTGTAAGCCACCTCGTACGTGCtgtattttacaaaataaaatgcattacaaaaaataaaagcctgtgttcttgtcttatatagaggttgtgaatgaaaggcaaaattctaaaaaagtgcagatgccctttaaaggggaacattatcacaatttcagaagggttaaaaccattaaaaatcagttcccagtggctgattttatttttcgaagtttttttcaaaattttacccatcacgcaatatccctaaaaaaagcttcaaagtgcctgattttaaccatcgttatatacacccgtccattttcctgtgacgtcacacagtgatgccaatacaaacaaacatggcggatagaacagcaaggaatagcgacattagctcggattcagactcggatttcagcggtttaagcgattcaacagattacgcatgtattgaaacggatggttgtagtgtggaggcaggtagcgaaaacgaaataaagaagaaactgaagctattgagccatatcggtttgaaccgtatgcaagcgaaaccgacgaaaacgacacgacagccagcgacacgggagaaagcgaggacgaattcggcgatcaccttctaagcaacgattggtatgtgtttgtttggcatttaaggaaactaacaactatgaactaggtttacagcatatgaaatacatttggcaacaacatgcactttgagagtgcagacagcccagttttcatcaattaatatattctgtagacataccctcatccgctctcttttcctgaaagctgatctgtccagtccagttggaaatgcatctgctttgagtgtcgcaggatatccacacattcttgccatctctgtcgtagcatagctttcgtcggtaaagtgtgcgtaacaaacgtccaatttcttgccactttcgcatctttgggccactggtgcaacttgaatccgtccctgttcgtgttgttacaccctccgacaacacaccaacgaggcatgatgtctccaaggtacggaaaacagtcgaaaaaacggaaaataacagagctgatttgactctgtgtttgtaatgtgtttgagaaaatggcggattgcttcccgatgtgacgtcacgttgtgacggcatcgctccgagagcgaataatagaacggcgtttaattcgccaaaattcacccatttagagttcggaaatcggctaaaaaaatatatggtctttttcctgcaacatcaaggtatatattgacgcttacataggtctggtgataatgttcccctttaaatccatGACTTAATGTGAGTACACATTACATACAGTTTGTAAAGAAAACATGAAACCTTGATAACCAACTAAATCTGAATTTCTGAAGCatgagcataaactgatgaagcATTCTTGGATAAGAGGCGAACGACTAATAAGACAAACTgatcagtccagttgcaatccattgaatgccctgagaatacaatgacctggatacaTGACAACCATgggcatattgaggaaaacatgcCTAAAATCACAAactgatgcaatgttattgaaaaaaaataagcctcaaaaaaatttacattttaggTAACAATAATCACCAAAAACTCTAAAATCCTTGAAGGACTGATTAGCCTAGCATGTTTTTGGACTGTGAGGGAAGGTGCAGTAGCTGGAGAAAACCCATGCATTCACGGGAACGACATGCAAAGTCCACACAAAGACGTTCGTTCCAAAGCAGATTCCCTGCTGGTTCTCCAGACTGAGAAGTCTGTTAACCACTACTGTAGTGATGAAAAGTCAAGGCTAACAATTCAAGTCCTGGATGTGACTTTAGTTGTTTTCATATAGTCACTCGCTGTCAGAACCAGTCGAAGATGATATTTCCACCACCTGCAATCCGAATGCTAACGCCAAATGCAACAGCTATCCCTCATTTTCTGTGCATGCGGAAGAACCCAAAAGAGGGAGAGACTGGCGCACGGACGAGGGACAACAATTCATACCATGGTTTGTACATACTGGGACCTCACTGGTAGAGTGAAGGAAAATGCTCAAGTCCAAACTCTTCAACTGTGTAAGATCACTGTTGCAGCCAAGTGAATTTATGAGACGCCAGAAATCGATTTAATGGTCGTGTGACCAGCCGGAAGTAGCCAATCTTTCCCCACTTTTCTCTGTCCAATGCACCACTGAAAATTGGCCCTGATTCTTCAAAGGTTTTTCAACTTAGACTCAAGCTGAAAATTGATTAGTTGACAGCGTATGCTCAGATTTCAAGCTGGTGGTGGGCTAAGACAGTAATGTGGATTTTCCATTGATACTTTTGTGCCAATTGCTggcttgcaatcacgtgacctagatggtctagagcaggcctgggcaattattttgactcggggggccaaatttagagaaaaaaattgtGTCTAGAGAGCTTTGATTATGTTTAAAAACGTAATAAAAGGTCATGTATATTACATTTATCATTGTAATTTGCGGAAATTTGTTTACGACGGTCAGGTCTGGCTGTGATAAACGAGAGACGACTGTACGTTTGTTCCAGGTGAGATGCACAAAGTACAGTGactgaaaaaatacaatattgtttttgttcctttTTAAGTCTCTCAAAGCTTTTATGTAAATTATGTATTCAGTTAAGTACAGTGGTTTTGATCAACTTCAAATTAAAATGTCAAAGTAATCTCGAAATGTGAAACTGTTAACCAATTGTGAACACTAACTGCACAACTGGAGGTGAGTTGTAAAGATTTCTTCACACACAACACAGCACACACCGAGGTGTGAGTCATGTCTTATCAAAAGGTCTGTCAAGCAATACACACTGCCGGGTTTTAGAATAGATCAGTGTGTTTGCGCTTGGTAgactaaaaataaaatagatagtAGTGGGGCGGCCTAGTTCAAAATAGAGCTGTATGAATTTgagaaaaaacctaattgcgaATTTTCcctccaaaattgcgattgtgATCCGATTTGGGATTTTTATATTGGATGGATATTTTATAAtgtaaatgcataaaactgcaaaaataagtGAAGGAAGACTTTAAAATAACATTCTTGTCTCGAGGTGCCCcacagaacaatatgcaataatctgTCTACATCATGCTGTTAAACTAAAGAAATAATCGATAAAAACTCTACACTgttaataatataatgtaatcataatatataataatgcaagtaaccatttaaaaaggatataaacttgtatttctcattactgtagcaTTGTTGACCACTGTACTGTAACTGGAAGGTCAATAACTTTGAGTTATCCTTaataaattaacaaaaataaataaaatagactcATCTCCGTGagcaaaaatgtaacttaaaaaaatactgaagatcttaaaatgcattttttcccagttggaaaaatTTGTTCCACAACGTCATTTTGTTTGTTACCATCACGGCATTATCGCTCATTCATCCCGTGTCGATGGGCTCATATTGTCCATCCGGGTTTAAGCTGTaatatacgaaggtcctgagtagtcttgggttcaatcctgggctcgggatctttctgtgtggagtttgcatgttctccccgtgactgcgtgggttccctccgggtactccggcttcctcccacctccaaagacatgcacctggggataagttgattggcaacactaaattggccctagtgtgtggatgtgagtgtgaatgttgtctgtctatctgtgttggccctgcgatgaggtggcgacttgtccagggtgtaccccgccttccgcccgattgtagctgagctaggctccagcgccccccgcgaccccaaaagggaataagcggtagaaaatggctggctGGATGGATCATATTCCTAttagtttttgttactttgcaGAATTTCCCACGAGCGGGTTGCGAGTAGCATGACTGCGTGCTTTCTTATGTCTGTAAGATAGCATTTCGCTTTCCGCTCACTGAGACAAAGAtcgtgaatgactgaaaagagggctcactgcattCGGTACAAGCAGAGTCACCATCATTAACGTTTTCCAAGGTGCAAGTGAGGTTTGTTATTCGCGTACATGCTGCCTCCAATAAAGCGCACACAAACTTGCTGTTTCCTTATACATTTTGGATTGGCCAGGAGGTAAAGGACACGGGGCTTAAAAACTCTGATTGGCAAACATGACTGTCACTCAAACGCCGGTGACAACAGAGAAAAAAAACCCTCTCAGCCTCTCGCACCatttaaaaccttgatgtcgattaattgtgcagctctagttcaaaatacatacatattcacaTTTCTGCAAGTCTCCTCTTTTATAAAGTATGTTTTTTAATACTCAAGGTTAAATCTCAGTACCTGTTGCCATTGGCTGTAATCCTCTCAGTCCGCTGGGCAGTTGGAATTTCTTCTGGTCGTTCTCGAGGTCGATCTCTCCTTTCATGGCTTCCGGAAGCCTCATCCTTCTGATCCACTTCAATATGGATCACTGGCACATCCCTGTGACCTCTTAAATGAGGTGTACTGCTGTCACTTATCCCTGATGCCACTTGTTCATGACTTGACCTACTACGATTACAATTTAGATGGGATTGTTTGAACCCCATTCTTCTCTCGCCAACAGGTATGTGTTTTTGTGAGCCATCCGTGATGCTATCTTGCTGAACTACAGCAGACGATTTGCCAATATCAACAATGTCCGCCGCCAGGCGATTGGCAAACTGCTGCACATGAGGTTGGGAGTCGCCTGCAGCGTCCAGGTCGTCCTCTGGATCCGcaatgatcttgttctttcgcaTCAATGACTCAATAGAGCTGGACCAGGTGTCATGGATCAACATATCAGTGATCTGGTCAGTCTTGCCTCTTTGATAGAGGCACGAGTCTGACTTACAAAGGCCCGTTGCTGACACCGAGATGCTTGGATAGATATTCAATGTGTCTCCATGCACATTTCGGGCAAATCCATCAAACGAATTGGCTTTGATAGGCGAGTTAACTGTCAGTCTCGAGTCTGAAGAGCGCCTGTCAGGGACTGACGACTGTCTGATACAAAAGGGTGTCCGAGGAGATGGGGGGAACAAGCTGTTGCTCCACTCTTTAGTCTTAGCAATGCCATACTCTTTGTTCTCTTTATCCACGTCTCGGAGCATGAACCTGTAGAACTCCTCCGTGATGCTCTCTGTGCTAGACTGTTTGGACAAGCAGGATGTAGTCCTGACATTAAGGTGGCCATTTTTCTTAGATGCAGCCTGTTGCACTGCTGCAGATAGAATGCTGCTGGCATTTTTCCCTGCATAGTAGTCCAGAAGAAGGTCAAAGCCTCTGCCCTCAGTCTCCATCTGGTTTACCATGAACCGTGAAAATTCATCTGTGATGCTCTCACAACTTGACTGCTTGGAGATTGAGCTACCACGACTCAGATTCTGACCTAAATGACTGCCAGGGCCCAGGGTGTTTGGTGTGCCTATGGGGTCGCCATCTTCTTCTGGAATGCTTTCATAACTTGATGCCTTCCCACGGCTCCACCTTTCACACTGCAATCTGCTTCGTGGCAGGCCGGCTTTCGAAGTGTCCACGACATTGAGCTCAGGGCAGTTCATGATCCTGGCAGTGACTTCCGAGGCAAAGAGTGCAAATGGGTCCTGTGGTTCATCAGGGTTGACCGATTCATCCACCACACGGTTTACAAGTCGCTCCATTAACTCTGGTTGCTCCTCTGTTTTCTTTTTAATTTCACTGAGGCGTGGTGCACGATGTTTCTTTGACAATGCATTGTTGCTCTGACCTTCTTTCCTTCTTAGTACCGTTCGGCAAGCCGGAATTAGGTAGGCCTCTGGGCCCTCTGTAAATGTCCCTTTGAGAGCACAGAACCAAGGCTGTTTCCCTGTAGAATTCTCAAGCGATATGGCTGCGAGCTCTGTGGCCATAGACACCACTGTCGTAGCTAAGTCATCAGCAAAGCACGTAATAGGTGTCCTGGTCTCTGAGTCCATTCTCCAAGAGAACAGTGAACTGCAGGAGTTGAGTGAGGACTGGGGGGTAAGGGAAGCCTGTCTGCTTTCACTTCCTGTCATTGATCGCCCCCGTCGTTCCGTGCCATTAACTGGAATTTCACTTAAAGGCACCCTGACAGCATTATAGTCAGGCTGGTTTTGGTAGTAGTCTTTTCTGTGAATGACACTCTTTAACGGACTTTGTCCACAAAATGGGTGCTGCTGCTGTTGCTCTTTGTTGTACTCTGTATGGTAAGATGTACCGAAGTCACTTTCTTCAGCAACATTTGTTGCCTTGAGTCCAGGAACCATGGTAAGCCTGTCCGTCCTGTGACGCATTCCACTATGTTTGTCACTGTTAGTGGACTGTCTATAACTAGCTAAAGACTGTAATTGACTTAATGAGTCATCACTGTCGGTTATGGTGGAATATTCCTTCAAGCAAGTATTAAAGTCTTGTCGCATCTCAAATGGACCTTTGTCATGTCTGGAAATGTGACTAATCTTCTTCTGTGCCACGCAAAGAATTTCAAACAGCAAATTGTTTACACTATCCTGCAGAAGAACCTGGAGGCTTGATGCATCCTCTTTAGTGCCTTCaagttcttttttcttttttgcaatcTCTAAAGCATGTTTGAAAAGACTGTCGGCCACCTCATTGATTAGGTCACCCATTTCCCTTTCATCTGCGTAGGATTTTTTGGGACAGGTGATACCATCAACTATCTTGTTATGTGTGGACTCTAAGAGGTCTGCTACACTCCTGTATCCATGCGGAGAAGATAGCACCTCAGCTGCTTCCCTGTGAAGGACCTCTGCAATGTTTGCACGAAACACTTCTACACTAGTACCTTCCGCAACACTACAGTGTAATGTAAAGGCTGCAGATATTTGGGCAGCCGATATCAAACCCTG
The genomic region above belongs to Nerophis lumbriciformis linkage group LG30, RoL_Nlum_v2.1, whole genome shotgun sequence and contains:
- the sphkap gene encoding A-kinase anchor protein SPHKAP isoform X2 — protein: MLLSLFTALRAFTQLNFQSSAMFEGSEAVEAEGGSTESTVASSISACKKVLCSNSELDSSEYWLRNEKALCRLGLLDYDAEGSCTMICFVNLDPQKTDYCDDKSLKKLAMMSPDLPRLVELLTVHQPKENEILFLGGLEGADTCQTHPPASSQGLQQQQRSTGVCLFQRSGQRRNIQPNRIIFEINRFLLGLQWGKEQQHHHGRITRQRLDDDTNRSVSSIEEDFLTASEHLGEDSEDDPCRNEQEVGDRAESLVDVAQKHSASVTGQRGQMVHHQMRENAEDAFIRLSQDESSFVSEAAVSVSHSRYPANTALSQAKQSSQQRTCSFELPKIVIVQSPDSADGTAEWPETQVSNVSEQDTPNKDCEMPEKEKKAHIPQHNGGHQPKPVEVALACAANVVGTITSPQLTEHLTLDSTSGEDTEEELQEPEEKADYSFSSAMCGIAQVAGAVAAVELTDKSVDNKDCEADFNEGYTASQGLISAAQISAAFTLHCSVAEGTSVEVFRANIAEVLHREAAEVLSSPHGYRSVADLLESTHNKIVDGITCPKKSYADEREMGDLINEVADSLFKHALEIAKKKKELEGTKEDASSLQVLLQDSVNNLLFEILCVAQKKISHISRHDKGPFEMRQDFNTCLKEYSTITDSDDSLSQLQSLASYRQSTNSDKHSGMRHRTDRLTMVPGLKATNVAEESDFGTSYHTEYNKEQQQQHPFCGQSPLKSVIHRKDYYQNQPDYNAVRVPLSEIPVNGTERRGRSMTGSESRQASLTPQSSLNSCSSLFSWRMDSETRTPITCFADDLATTVVSMATELAAISLENSTGKQPWFCALKGTFTEGPEAYLIPACRTVLRRKEGQSNNALSKKHRAPRLSEIKKKTEEQPELMERLVNRVVDESVNPDEPQDPFALFASEVTARIMNCPELNVVDTSKAGLPRSRLQCERWSRGKASSYESIPEEDGDPIGTPNTLGPGSHLGQNLSRGSSISKQSSCESITDEFSRFMVNQMETEGRGFDLLLDYYAGKNASSILSAAVQQAASKKNGHLNVRTTSCLSKQSSTESITEEFYRFMLRDVDKENKEYGIAKTKEWSNSLFPPSPRTPFCIRQSSVPDRRSSDSRLTVNSPIKANSFDGFARNVHGDTLNIYPSISVSATGLCKSDSCLYQRGKTDQITDMLIHDTWSSSIESLMRKNKIIADPEDDLDAAGDSQPHVQQFANRLAADIVDIGKSSAVVQQDSITDGSQKHIPVGERRMGFKQSHLNCNRSRSSHEQVASGISDSSTPHLRGHRDVPVIHIEVDQKDEASGSHERRDRPRERPEEIPTAQRTERITANGNSHRAGPAALDKSDKRSMSASSEESTGGWSHANTEDDPPEESSRSNQLSEGTASVGLTDVEAFSDSAGIGMQSEKSDQAATKKSNLESGSCKTSAPGGGGHTRDLLVLNCDLEAECEDSELTVALQWIAASELGLPILYFKNSKEKKIAKFQRVIHLMSQKSWRIADLFNALVHFGKLHQEDESEDKHPSSLFDWLLDTL
- the sphkap gene encoding A-kinase anchor protein SPHKAP isoform X1, with protein sequence MADAKCLLKTPSNFQSSAMFEGSEAVEAEGGSTESTVASSISACKKVLCSNSELDSSEYWLRNEKALCRLGLLDYDAEGSCTMICFVNLDPQKTDYCDDKSLKKLAMMSPDLPRLVELLTVHQPKENEILFLGGLEGADTCQTHPPASSQGLQQQQRSTGVCLFQRSGQRRNIQPNRIIFEINRFLLGLQWGKEQQHHHGRITRQRLDDDTNRSVSSIEEDFLTASEHLGEDSEDDPCRNEQEVGDRAESLVDVAQKHSASVTGQRGQMVHHQMRENAEVKREIGVSPHTKESAGHYATNLAESVLQDAFIRLSQDESSFVSEAAVSVSHSRYPANTALSQAKQSSQQRTCSFELPKIVIVQSPDSADGTAEWPETQVSNVSEQDTPNKDCEMPEKEKKAHIPQHNGGHQPKPVEVALACAANVVGTITSPQLTEHLTLDSTSGEDTEEELQEPEEKADYSFSSAMCGIAQVAGAVAAVELTDKSVDNKDCEADFNEGYTASQGLISAAQISAAFTLHCSVAEGTSVEVFRANIAEVLHREAAEVLSSPHGYRSVADLLESTHNKIVDGITCPKKSYADEREMGDLINEVADSLFKHALEIAKKKKELEGTKEDASSLQVLLQDSVNNLLFEILCVAQKKISHISRHDKGPFEMRQDFNTCLKEYSTITDSDDSLSQLQSLASYRQSTNSDKHSGMRHRTDRLTMVPGLKATNVAEESDFGTSYHTEYNKEQQQQHPFCGQSPLKSVIHRKDYYQNQPDYNAVRVPLSEIPVNGTERRGRSMTGSESRQASLTPQSSLNSCSSLFSWRMDSETRTPITCFADDLATTVVSMATELAAISLENSTGKQPWFCALKGTFTEGPEAYLIPACRTVLRRKEGQSNNALSKKHRAPRLSEIKKKTEEQPELMERLVNRVVDESVNPDEPQDPFALFASEVTARIMNCPELNVVDTSKAGLPRSRLQCERWSRGKASSYESIPEEDGDPIGTPNTLGPGSHLGQNLSRGSSISKQSSCESITDEFSRFMVNQMETEGRGFDLLLDYYAGKNASSILSAAVQQAASKKNGHLNVRTTSCLSKQSSTESITEEFYRFMLRDVDKENKEYGIAKTKEWSNSLFPPSPRTPFCIRQSSVPDRRSSDSRLTVNSPIKANSFDGFARNVHGDTLNIYPSISVSATGLCKSDSCLYQRGKTDQITDMLIHDTWSSSIESLMRKNKIIADPEDDLDAAGDSQPHVQQFANRLAADIVDIGKSSAVVQQDSITDGSQKHIPVGERRMGFKQSHLNCNRSRSSHEQVASGISDSSTPHLRGHRDVPVIHIEVDQKDEASGSHERRDRPRERPEEIPTAQRTERITANGNSHRAGPAALDKSDKRSMSASSEESTGGWSHANTEDDPPEESSRSNQLSEGTASVGLTDVEAFSDSAGIGMQSEKSDQAATKKSNLESGSCKTSAPGGGGHTRDLLVLNCDLEAECEDSELTVALQWIAASELGLPILYFKNSKEKKIAKFQRVIHLMSQKSWRIADLFNALVHFGKLHQEDESEDKHPSSLFDWLLDTL